The sequence AAATATGCCTCAAATACAATGGTATTTgccattttggatattcctTTTTTACCCTCGCGAGCATCTTCCCGCCATTTTTTTCGGATATGACGTTACATAAACACAGCGCGAACGcgtataagtacatgtatagttCCCGcggtatattttatgatagaaCTTGTCCTCAAATAAACATATTTCCTTTTCCTAGTACAGagagtttaaattaaaatttattcagtgtaatcaaacagatatatcaaatttcattttattaaaaaaaatcataaaaaaatttaattgtcAAAACTGCACAAATTGCATTTTAAAACCCCAATGTCTTTGTTCAAATTcttgttcacgcatcattgataaaatttactgtttgcaatagcatgaattgttctatataataagaatgttcttaccccgggcataaaaacaatgccgtatttggcgaaaccttttcaacttttgatcttcagtgctgtacaactttgtgctttttttcactttcgatcttttttATCTGGGCGTCgttgttgatttttgtgtggattaggcgcgtttttggcgtattggattttaaacctgatgctttttgttatctatttatcatgtttttctttgtctaacatgttctcctatttatttgtattgtagtcctgtaatattatgttgtcatctcaatgttatatttaactttgccattaaagtgcgaggtttagcatgccacaaaaccaggttcaacccaccacttttattcccctttaaaagtgtcctgtaccaagtcaggaagatggccattgttatattattgttcgtttatgtgtgtgttgcattttaacgttgagttgTTTGTGtttcctcttatttttgagatattgagataagacgtggcacggtacttgtctatcccaaattcatgtatttggttttcatgttatatttgttattctcgtggtgttttgtctgatgcttggtccgtttctgtgtgtgttacgtttgggtgttatgtcgttgttctcctcttatatttaatgcgtttcctcggttttagtttgttaccccgattttgttttttgtccatggatttatgagttttgaacagcggtatactactgttgcctttatttatcaatataatggaatttgatacgactgtcatatgggaaatatttcagaaaaaaatcatcatcaaCACAGCGCATAGCAGTAATATTAATTCTAATAGATTTGAGAAATTATGTATTTTGAAGACTTGTgagatttttgtttatcttttattaacAATGATATCTAATACTTCGGTGGTGGTGCTCCGTAACCTCCATAAGCTGGCGGAGGAGGAGGCTGTGAGTAACCAAATTGTCCCTGAGGAGGAGGAGGCTGTGGGTAACCAAACTGTCCCTGGGGAGGAGGTGGGTACGCCATATTCTGTCCTGGTGGTGGGGGATAACTCATCCCAGCTGGCTGAAAAGATGGTCCTGGGgctgaaatacaaaaaaaataaaataggaaaatatttatgttgagaagaaagaaaattaaagacaTTAATCTGAACCATTTCttaagaaatgaagaaaaaaaaatggtatgtACTCCAACTGAtttaaatatgacatttttttcatgaaacattccCTGCatgtaaaaaatagaaatatggtctGTCGTCGTCGTACGTTTTTCGTTAACTGTCACAAAGATTATCTTCTTTGAAACTATAAATCCATATTTAACGAAATTTGGCCACATTCatcatttcaaaaatgtgtctaatgaccccatttgccaaccaagatggccgacatagctcaaatagaacataggtgtaaACATATCTTTGGTCTTTAATTTTTGAATCCGCTTTGACAAAAGAAAGTTTGAAGGAGGAAGATTCATCAGTATGTAGAGTTTTACCTATTATGATTTACGTCAAAATTGTTAGACAATTTCTTATTGGAGTAGTTGccctaaaatgacaaattttaatactttttcacattttaccttttatcttgaaaacaaCAATTGATAATAGGGAACTTTAAATAGCATAAGTAACCAGCAACACCAAGATTGTTCAGGGGCAAGCTGAAGCCCGCCTTCAGATTCGGGATTTTGGCGCTGCGTTAACAATCTATTGTTTGCTTTTGGTCGAAATTTTTTCCTTCGACACATTCCCCGCTTCCATTTTCAATTGTATTACTATTAGTTACTGTATTACATACGTGGAGGCTGGACAGTAGTAATTCTTGTTGTTGGTTGTACAACTGTGCCTCTGTTCCCACTGGTCTTCATCTGCTTGCAAACAACCATAATGACAACAAAAACTATAACTCCAAAGATGATGCAACCAACAACTATCCCGGGAATAGCAGTAGTTGGACTGAAATGAACAAgtgaataattacaaatatgataaaacagaTAAGTACACAAAGTTAATGCATCAAGgttatttctaaaatatgattttttggTTTGCATTACCTAACATCCTTCAAATAAGTTTCAAGAATATGGAttatattttgtctgtttaaGCTTATATTTCACCTTACGACTCTgaaatttactttaatttttaaaaaattgacagtTGTGTGAAGACTCggcaatttcaaattttaatcgTCATACTCTTTAATTAGTTCCATTTCAAACATGAGTCCTTACAAACAATGAcattcacaataaataaaaaatctgcCCATGTCTAAATGttgttatatgtattatgtTTCGTGTCAAGgaaaattgacttttaaattAATAGACTATCGTACGTAAAATGTGCATAAATAATGAAAGATTGTTAATTTTTCAAGTAATTTTCAAGAACGAAACGGTATGAGACGCGGAAGGTACAAAAGGATATTTACACTCGCAAGTATTCGACAAACTGACAACGATTTCGGGAATGATGTTCAGAAACTTAGTTGCATGAAATAGttatagatttaaaattaataaataagagatatttaaaaaaaaaatatcaaaatgcacACGATGAACAGATTAAAAAAGCCACTGAAAGCAAAAGATTGGGGAATAACTCTGAACTTATCCAACACGTATTTTCAAATACTAGTTTTTCCGAATCACAGACATAGCACGGCATTTTTGTGCTATgattaaacaaaagttattaGCAAAAGATGATTGTCTGCGACCCCAGTTCATAAAGGTTACACTGTTTTTTTTGGCAACTAGTTTATAGTCAGCAAAGTTAAGTATCACTGAGTTTAGAATTCAGTTTGtgaaattttatgataaaaatcatGGTTGTTGCTTGTTgttgttttacatatatatttttgttcattattttgtacatgaacaaaactgtttgttttctcgttaaaattgatttacatttgttatttgtgACCTTTTAAAGTAaagctaactatgcggtataTGCTTTGTTAAatgccgtacgatgacctaaaGGTTTTACTTTCTGTCTCTTATGGTgtgttgtggagagttgtcttattggatatcatgccacatcttctgtttatactcatcatagataccaggtaAATTTTCTGTACGCCAGATGTGTGTTTCGTCCACACTCATGAATGCCATTcgaaaaaatgccaaataaaatacgaattGTAAAAgcatttagaaaacaaaatgcagaaatattttgtcaatttcatctAAGGTAATCGATCCCAGAAGTAGAAGTttcttagtatttcgaaaaattcaaattttgtgaacagtttatttacatattcgcccatatcaatgataaatcaTTCACTTCTTGAAATTCAGGAATATAAAATTGGTCGTATATAGTTTATTTCGAGAGAAAATAACCGGTTTGTGCCTTAATAGCAATCTAAAAACATTTGACCTACTATGCTAAAGGTTcgataattttgttttctttaacaaacgttctatatgaaatatttcttcGTATTGTATGCGATCCTATGTAAAATAGATATTCGAAACAAACAATATTGTATAAGTTAACCATCTTAAATATACTCACAAGGAATATGAGGAATCACAATAGTAGTAGGAATAGTAGTAGCTGTAATAACAGTAACTGGCTGTGACTGGtataactataaacaaatataaaacagaatcaTAATCATGATGTAGTAGCCGGCTGTGCATGGTATAAAGGATCCGAATGTGACACGGAAAACTAGAAAGAGGTGTTTGAGAAAAAAGAACACTGAAAACGCTGCTTTTGCTTGCaggaaatatattataattcaaTCCTTCCGTGCAGTACATAAGTTAGTACTTACAATTCTCAAAACAGAAATATTGATACTTGAACttcttttctttgtttctaATCTGTCATCCGTGTCATACATAGATGACACCCGCATGTGGCTTTATACTcggtgaatatatatatacaccaaacttaaacaaattataaaaacaaaattgtatttcctattcatttattcatattattatcATCTATTCATATAATTGCaggttcattaaaaaaaaaaaaaaaaaagggataacatttgtaaataattagAATGGTTATAATTATTGTGATCAGCTTTTAtatttcttcattatttttcaatttaataaatatttcaaatgaaatttaaaaaaaaagtaagttcACTTGTGACTGACTGAGTCGGGGGAGTGTAAAACTCTAGTGCAAACCAACACTTCAAACCCTTGAACACGAgtttataattcaatatttcagCATGGAATGCTTTTATTTCGGATGGACATTTGAAAGTCATGTTTGGATCATCAAttgtatttatgtatatatatatatatgcaaaattaAATTGACACGAAGAAACGGGCGTATTGcatttgtgataatttttagaaaaggcaacttttgatgtgttttgtcatttgattttatcatgtgataagggactttccgatttgattttcctctgagttcagtacttatgtgattttattttttacaggtaaCTTATAACGGATcgtgcatatttttaaaaagtattccTCCATAAAAGAGCTTATAATcatttataatacaaaactGTGAGTCACTTTaggttaaaattatataatattcacCAGTTTGGGGTTTCATGACGGACACTGTGAATTCGAAggcaaataaaggcaatagtagtatgccgctgttcgaaattcatagatcaattgagaaaaaaaacaaatgtgggtacaaactaaaactgagggaaacacattaaatataaaaggagaactacgatacaacataaacacaacattcaaatttttaaatcaaataaagggATTAGAATGTTATGCATAATGATTACAAACATAGGTTATCTCATGGTCTAAAAATTGTGGCAAGTCGTTAAgagtataaaaaaacacatatacaaACTTGAACTAACACAACCATGGTTATAAATAGAACTTGCCGGTATTTAGAGCTTTTATCATGGTGTAATGATGACTACTTTCTGatgaatatgttttataatgcaaaaaaaaaactgtgttaGAAAGTTATTATTGAAAGAATCTTTTGAATACATCTATTGTTTTTTACTATTGACCTGTTTCTAACAGTagttttggcgcaaatgaaggtatttttgtttcaaatgaaatgGCAACAAGCGCAAAAGCACAGCACCGGAACATACATTCATTACCCAGAGGGGGAGCATGGGTCAACCAAACACCGTCGAGGAAAGACTGACAAAACTAGAAAAAGAAAACTGACTTAAAtgtttttacactagtaatttttgagaCCCTATATAGCTTGATGTTCGGTGTGAgacaaagctccgtgttgaaggccgtaccttgatctataatggtctacttttataaattgttacttgcatggtgagttgtctcattggcactcataccacatattcctatatctatattataGACACACTCACATTAAAACATTACAGTGAAAGCAAGACATTAAATTACAAACTTGGTTGATATTGATTACTGTTGAAGATTACATATTTCAAAACTTAGCAgaataaatatgaaatgataaTATTATTTCTATAACTAAGGACATacgttgaaaaataaattaaactctCTCTAACCGAATAACTTTTACAGATTAAAAGATATCactgaaagttaaaaaaatgtcgATTAATGTTATGGATAAGAAATGTAAACAGAAAcccaaaatatatatacagcaCAATGCATTTTAAGTCCAAAAGATCAAAACTGTGAATTGTATGTAAGAGTACAAAATTGTATGAGCAGTTTAGTCACATTTTCCAAAATAATTAAGAGCTAATACTTCTAAGTACACGGTATTATTTACTTCAATTCAGATTAAAGAGTTTTTAAAATGAACGTGTGTGTTATTTATATGTGTGTCGATGGTGGTCACTTcagatttcatttatttatctattatttttagttttcacTAAACAATTTGAGTTTAATTTATGTCAagacatttaaatgttttgtgtaAGAAGTGGTGTATAaggccaaatttttttctttaaacctTTATTCAATCGGTTCAAATCAACAATGGTTGCTGTTATTGTCTTcctttattatttaaaagagTCATAAACATCATGATAAACGAGTGTTAACAGCTAAAAACTTAGATACTTTTGATCACCTTCTATGTGTTAGAATCAAAATAGTTTGAATTGGTTGTTATACTAGTTTGTATGCGTCATGTCCTTGTCTATCGGAATTCACAAGTCTTACAAGAGGCTTTAAAAGAGGCTATGAATTTGTATAATTGGTGTATATGGACGTATATAAAGATGTCTTATTCCCTCTGTAATCCCAGTTTGGTAAATTGTTACCTGCATTTTCCAAAGGGGTCAACATCGGACAATGAAAACCCGTCGGGGAAAGACTAACAAtaccaagtaaaaaaaaactgacgaATAGACAAACTCAAATTATGATATTTCACTAAAAAGTTTGAACAAGACTAAaattcaagttaaaaaaatcatattgataCGTTATACAAAACACTTTCCTGTGTTAACTTTGAAATGTCAGAACTCACGAACACATGTCACCTAATAACAACTCATTTGGATTCGTTTTTGAGCATGAGGTTTCAAAACTGCCTATCAGTAATATATTTGCTAAAGATGTATCTTCACTTTTTATCGATCAGGGAAGTGTTTCTCCTATTTCGCAAAAAATAgtggaaaaaaagttttattaaagaaattagtgacgaaaagtgaaaaaatatttattcactaGCTTTTAAATGTACTATAGAAAGCAGACTACAAGCTTTCCAATATAACATGTTACACAGAATAGTCTCACATTATTATGttcttcaaaaatatatactttccTAAACTGATGAAAGTGCCAGTTGTAAAAAATTAGAAACCATAGAGcatcatttttatgaatgtacagaaataaaacaattttggaGAGAATTTTCTAATTGGTGGTTTTAGCTTTTggagtaaaaatatttttgaataaagacaTTGTCATTTTTGGTGTATTGATTTCTGATAACTTAGTATTAAATTATTGCAATCTGCAGTAAAGTATTACATAAACTATGTTAAGAACACACAACAGTTTGACGGACGCAataaattaataacgtgttgttttcaatatttgacaGACTATTAATATCTATGCAagcttttcttaaatttttgaaaagacgTCTGGAGATATTATGATAGTTATaacttagatttacgagtttgactgtccctttggtatctttcgtccctcttttatatctTTCTAAAGACAAACACGAGACATTTATCTATATATGGAGGGAGGGTTTATGGaagttattaaattaaatttatttttgatatgataatatatatttaatgtattccaAAGTATCCTTAAGACGTATCATATACCGAGTATTCACATCATTTACTTGTAAATTCCTACTATGTCTTATTCGTAATATATCAATAGTATAACAATGCCATAAATAGTATGTCATTCACTTAtgaattgtaaaaatgtatgtatgcaCTGAAGTTTGAACACCAAAAAGATCCATAAACTCccgtgggttttttttcataccATAAAACTGAATAACAATAATTACCTTCATTTAGAATACAGACAGCAAAAACGATAATCCAGTTTAGAACAGTCATTTTGACCATTCATGTACATATAAATGTGGTATTCTTACgattttaaatatatctcaCAGtggtacaaaatttataaatattcataacgtttaaatatttttattaagtattaaaagtagaaatatttaaatggtCAGCACATGGATGCAAAGTTTATATCGTGTAACGAACGTAAACACAACGAAACTAGTACATGAAAATGGTTTTTGTAAGACTGATATAACGATATAACGATATTTCGAaagttcaattattttaaaacagctCCAATAAAGAAACGAATGAAAATGACAtacttttattatcaaattgaaACGTCTGTTTCTGCaatgatattgatttttttcctttgcATTTATAAGAAATTTTTCCTTtgcatttataagaaaatgggAATATtgtgattttgacaaaaaatacatACGCTTTTTTGTAGAGATTTCGTTATAACAGtataaacataaattactcaATTGATTATCTATGTTGTGCTAgcgtttatttttaataaaaaaaactttaaccaaattACATCACACTGAGTCGAGCGCACCCTTTAAGAAATACTTGAATATGttcataattgaaaaaaataattcattgataGCACCAAATGACAGGCATGAGTCCCTGAAAAAAGGCACCTATGTACTTGTTGTGTTACATTAAACTATATATAGGAGATATTTGTTTGGCAAGTGCCTATATaaataattcttaaataaattacTCACACATATTGTCTGATTTCATCAATTTATGGTTTTTGAGAACAATGTTGCAATGTATGAGCAAAAAACGTATCATCTGCGCTGATCAAGTTTCAGCATAAATTGTTAAGCTTAATCTTAGATATATGTAAGACATAAACACAAAACTACGATCTTTTTCAATAAAGATTATGGTACAGAAGTCAGCTGTTAGACGTACTTGATATCCAACGATGTtcgaggccaaaatatttgaaaatcgtGCATGTAATACACACATTGAAAagttgataaacaaaacaaaaaacgtgATAAACCAAACTAGGATAATTTATCTGAGTTTAATAATAGTATGCAACAGAAAAATCCTTAATTATCCATATTTGCATGCTAGTACCGCAGTATACTATATTTGGCTGTTGATATCCTCTGGAGCCAACAGTCAACAAACAATGGTCTCcattgacaccatttgcgagtatggtcgtGAGGAAAAGAttatagtccgtcggaaggggtcGATAAATGGCTGATCCTTGTttagagagagccatatctcttgcacgtaaaagacatccttgtagatttcgaaaatgAGTAGGCTGAATGCTGcgacaaggcagcactcgcaaccccaaagtggaaagggattaatataagttgcaaaaatTGTATTCTAATCCACTatgaataaacatgtttaaactaatgCTAGTAATAAATCATTCACTACAACAGAAACACATAAATTCATTAACATGAATATTGAATTAGTTTTAAAgacatattaaatttttaaaaagcaaaacataatagaaaatgacatgtattatggttgtattttacaaaaacagaATACTTTTGTTAAATCATTTGATTTCGAACTTTGTCACATGAAACTCAAATATAAGGGCAAATAATTCAGATAAAGttacttttacaatagaatgtgctaagaatttacctattttattatgtagCAAGAAATCGAGTCCGTGATcccatttgtttctttttcttatctgaAAGGATAATATTAGACCTATTTTCtcagaatttattttaaaattctatggTGTACTTTTCGTTCCATGGCAGAAAATTGGGGTTTCCGtgcataatctatacaaaatctgtCAACAATGCACACACTGTAGCATGAAAATAAGCAACTTGACCCtttcttcttattattattttttaaaaagataaacttcattttggcaaattatcaaaaacatcCATGGATTATAACGTAGACACCCCATCTACCTTAAACTGGTTAGCAGAAAAACGCATGGCCAAATCCATTTACAAATAAGAGGATATCATTATATCTTACAAATACTGGTATGATTGTGACGTAACTTCTCGTGGTCACGATTTTCCAAATAACGTGTTTGACAAGGCGTTCAAAAAACCATGTTGTATATGGAATGTTTTTTCCTTGGGAAACATCATTGTCACCATGGCACTTTAAGCAATCCGTGAACATAAAACCAAGAAACGTTAAATCTGAAATCGATTTTCCTTTTTAATGAATTGTTGAACTGTAGGACATCTTTGTTCTTCAAAAATATCATTgagcagaaaaaaatatgtcttcaacttacaaattacaaaaactcACGAGTATGCTACATTGACATTTAAAACTGTATAATCACAATGCGAATCgctgttttataaatattcattttatatatttttgtatgtgtttaTTGTCACCGATCTGGGTAATAGAAGAGGGTTCTACAATCACAACATACAATGAACTCGGATCATATGTACAGGTTGTTGCAATATCTTCCTGTTCTCAATATGAGGaatatatttacattgtgtATTCCTGTTTGAGTATGAGAAATATCTTTACAGTACAACACATTATAGGCCGTCATTTGTGTCCTGCTCGAGAAGTATGggaaatatttcagaaaaaaatacatcaacgCAGTGCATAGCAGTAATAATTCTTTTGGTGAATTTGTGAAATTGTGTATCTTGCAGACTTGAGTTTTGTTTATCTTTCTTTTACTTTAATGTCTAATACTTCGGGGGTGGTGCTCCGTAACCTCCGTAAGGTGGTGGAGGAGGAGGCTGTGAGTAACCAAATTGTCCAGGAGGAGGAGGAGGTTGTGGGTAACCAAACTGTCCCTGGGGAGGTGGGTACGCCATATTCTGTCCTGTTGGTGCGGGATAACTCATCCCGGCTGGCTGAAATGATGGTCCTGGagctgaaatataaaacaataatgtaaGAAACTAGTTATGTTGAAAGACACTAATCTGATTCATTACTTAAGGAAatgatgaaaaatgaaatagtaTCTAATCCAACTGATTTAAATACGACAATGTGATCATGAAACATTCTCTACCTGTaaaaagtacatatatatatttatttttttttaaaccaaagcaacatcaaaacaaaatgttaaagaaCTGATTTCGCGTATAATTCTACAGATAATATTTTAGATCTTAAATTATATAACATCAGTATTGGCACCGACGTTGGTCCAGtatacacaaatatttaatttagtttgtTGCAAACATGTTAGTTTTGGATTTTTATATTACATCTTTGATAGGAAGCTTATTACTTTAGTATCAAAGAAATCATTTTCTATTGCTTATTATTTATGTTAGCTCACTTGGCCCGACGGGCCACGTTAGCTGATCCCATCATTTGGCGTCCGTAGCCGGGTTGTCGTCTCCATTCTTTCGTTACCTTTTGCAAAAACAATCTTCTTTAATGCTGTAAAACAATTTCTTATTGAAGCAGTTGCCCTCAAGTGacaaattttactacttttccACATTCTGACTATTATCTTGAAACGATATAAGATAAAGAGAAACAGCATAAGTTCTCAGAAAGACCAGATCTACCAATAGGTCTTATTACTAATTCTACAGGCGACTGGTTATTAAAAGTATTGCTTTTAAAATacgatttttataaattatttggttttatttaaggaatgactgtaatattttttctgtctatgaagaaataacataaaaaattagtGCTCACTGAATAAAGCGCATAGCGGGTTAATTAACaatgtgcaccacatttttttatgttatttcgaatagacagaaaaaatattacagtcattccttaaataacacaaaataatttataaaaatcgtATTTTAAAAGCAATACTTTTAATAACCAGTCGCCTGTAGAAttagataacaaaataacgtcagccaatcagaagacgcgttacatccaaaattaaattatggtccattatctttttaaaactataaaagatagATATAAATTGTATAGCTAACAAATATGATCAGCAGACAAGATCTACAATCAGGTCAAAttctgccaaaaaaaaagaaataggcGATGgaattaaatgcatttaaacttatatatgataaagagaaactgtaaacagaaGTCTTCAATGTTGAAGatgttttgtgtttgtttactCCATGTTTGCTTGACGTAATGGAGAAGGGTTgatatctttaaataaagaaaagcaATCATATGCGCTTGTTCCAAGATTGGAACCTCTGGGTACTGTTAGTCTTGtgtgtttgttcttttaattttgattcatttatattttttggagTTTAGAGTGGTTTTGTTCGCAAATAATTATTGTTCAGGGTACAACTGAAGCCTGGTTCCGCATGAGGGATTTTTCTCTGTGTTAAAAATCCATtgtttgcatttatttgtttttctgatCGTAGGTcgaatatttttcttttcgaCACACTCCCCGTTTCAATTTCAAAGTCTATAAGTTACGGTAATACATACGTGGAGCGTGAACAGTAGCTATGGTTGCGGTTGGACGCACAACGGTTTGTCTATTCCCACTGGTATTCATCTGCTTGCATACAAccataacaacaacaaaaactataACTGCAAAGATGATGCAACCAACCACTATCCCGGGGATAGCAGAAGTTGAACTAAAATGTACAAGTGAACGATTACCAGTCtgattttattatacatttgtcTGCTCTATTCATACCAAGTTAAACATCTTATGTATATAtcttcaatagatataggaaga is a genomic window of Mytilus trossulus isolate FHL-02 chromosome 1, PNRI_Mtr1.1.1.hap1, whole genome shotgun sequence containing:
- the LOC134707003 gene encoding uncharacterized protein LOC134707003, whose amino-acid sequence is MSKMTVLNWIIIIAVCILNEVIPVTGCYYSYYYTYRYCSYSGVSTSAIPGIVVGCIIFAVIVFVVVMVVCKQMNTSGNRQTVVRPTATIATVHAPPPGPSFQPAGMSYPAPTGQNMAYPPPQGQFGYPQPPPPPGQFGYSQPPPPPPYGGYGAPPPKY
- the LOC134704504 gene encoding cysteine and tyrosine-rich protein 1-like, giving the protein MVKMTVLNWIIVFAVCILNEVIPVTASYCYYSYYYSYYYCDSSYSFPTTAIPGIVVGCIIFGVIVFVVIMVVCKQMKTSGNRGTVVQPTTRITTVQPPPPGPSFQPAGMSYPPPPGQNMAYPPPPQGQFGYPQPPPPQGQFGYSQPPPPPAYGGYGAPPPKY